GTTAAATCTTTGGCCAGCCCAATGGCGTCGAGCAAGCTGATAGATTCTTCGCTAAAAGGAATTACTCCCGGAGAATTTACTTCTCCTAAAATGGTAAATTTATTATTGAGCACTCTCACCTGTACTGTAGGATTTACCAAATAACCTTCGCTTACCAAACGTTCTTTTATTTTAACTTCGGCATTGGCTGGTGTTAAACCTCCTACTTTAACTTCATTTAAAATGGGCATGGTAATATTACCCTGCGGAGTAACCAGATAACCGGTTAATTTCATCATTTCTACCGATGTTTGCCCGCCGGTAGAAGAGTTATTAATATTAAAAGGAGCTGCTACGAGAGGGTTAATATCTCCAATATCAATTTTTAAAATATCGTTGGGCTGTATTTTAGGAGATGCGTAGTTTAAATTAGAATTTGAATACATATCTAAATCTTGTAAATACAGCATTTCTTTCTTGGTA
The sequence above is a segment of the Flavobacterium sp. genome. Coding sequences within it:
- a CDS encoding polysaccharide biosynthesis/export family protein, with protein sequence MKMKITSLPIILLLLVIFQSCTTKKEMLYLQDLDMYSNSNLNYASPKIQPNDILKIDIGDINPLVAAPFNINNSSTGGQTSVEMMKLTGYLVTPQGNITMPILNEVKVGGLTPANAEVKIKERLVSEGYLVNPTVQVRVLNNKFTILGEVNSPGVIPFSEESISLLDAIGLAKDLTYSAIRKDIQLIREVDGKRMVYHIDLTTASWMSNPNFRIRQNDVIVVTPNKLKVNSGGLIKDPIQVLGITASLLAVVLLIAQ